From one Brachypodium distachyon strain Bd21 chromosome 4, Brachypodium_distachyon_v3.0, whole genome shotgun sequence genomic stretch:
- the LOC100821856 gene encoding uncharacterized protein LOC100821856: MAAEQEEAIAGKRDGSGAISDALSLFASRLSRRRFGEEELRVLEAALSAGGDVAALLATRSEARRLLRERAAEAFAAAVEEGDGARLAVADFFARAFALAGDVESCLAMRYEALVLREAKYSHDIHLRVSHEEWSTFAKDSLDNGFYAIASKASANALVHIHPSRLGYLDSTNSILKKDKIDDIRGLQNLAKLLSAQHSVQTQSAEYMKRKASGVNEKCDLHPTKPKLPGSVMFRLGIRTRNAQKLLHSRKRNLEEV, translated from the exons ATGGCagcggagcaggaggaggccaTCGCCGGCAAGCGGGACGGAAGCGGCGCCATCTCCGACGCGCTCTCCCTCTTCGCCTCCCGCCTCTCCCGCCGCAG GttcggggaggaggagctccgggtGCTGGAGGCGGCGCTCTCCGCCGGCGGGGACGTGGCCGCGCTGCTCGCCACGCGCTCGGAGGCCCGGCGCCTTCTCAGGGAACGCGCGGCCGAGgcgttcgccgccgccgtcgaggaagGGGACGGGGCGAGGCTCGCGGTCGCTGACTTCTTCGCGCGCGCCTTcgccctcgccggcgacgTCGAG AGCTGCCTTGCTATGAGATACGAAGCGCTGGTTCTGCGAGAGGCCAAATACTCCCACGACATTCATCTGCGTGTGTCCCATGAAGAATGGTCTACTTTTGCAAAGGACTCTCTCGACAATGGGTTCTACGCCATTGCTTCCAAG GCTTCTGCAAATGCACTTGTGCACATTCATCCCAGCCGCTTGGGATACTTGGACTCTACTAATTCCATTCtgaagaaggacaagattgACGATATAAGAGGACTCCAAAACTTGGCCAAGTTATTATCTGCGCAGCATTCTG TTCAGACACAATCAGCTGAATACATGAAAAGGAAAGCTTCAGGCGTCAATGAGAAGTGTGATTTGCACCCAACAAAACCAAAGTTACCAGGGAGTGTGATGTTTAGGCTGGGGATCAGAACAAGGAACGCACAGAAACTACTTCATAGCCGCAAGAGGAACTTAGAAGAGGTCTAA